The following are from one region of the Ananas comosus cultivar F153 linkage group 20, ASM154086v1, whole genome shotgun sequence genome:
- the LOC109725732 gene encoding lipoxygenase 6, chloroplastic, with the protein MLSKSTLPLHRLPPPPRPSAVLSGAGAASARLPRQRQRGLPIATVRAVIGSEDRSSAAAAPAAGERERRRPPAVAPGEEGIAVRAVVTVRKKEKERLAEKAEGRWEHFINAIGQGIVLQIVGDELDPDTKSGKRSAEAAVRGWLPKPSNHPSIVEYAANFTVPSNFSRPGAVIITNLHSKEFYLVEIVVHGFNDVPVHFPANSWIHSRNDNPQSRVIFSNQAYLPSQTPAGLKDLREDVLLRHRGNGRGERKKFEMVYDYAPYNDLGNPDKDDDVARPVLAGPERPYPRRCRTGRPPSKSDPSAESRVEKPHPVYVPRDETFEEVKQNTFSSGAMKALLHNLIPALVAALSSSDAQFQCFSDIDRLYRDGVVIKNEEHGAAQKLILPSMFQGIVSMSERLMKYDIPSIISKDRFSWLRDNEFARQTLAGVNPVDIERLREFPILSKLDPATYGPPESAITKECLEHELNGMSLEEAIENNRLFMLDYHDLLLPFVKKINSLKGRKTYASRTILFHTRNGLLRPIAIELSLPPTPSSPSRKRVYTHGHDATTNWIWKLAKAHVFANDAGVHQLVNHWLRTHACMEPYIIATHRQLSSMHPIFKLLHPHMRYTMEINALARQSLINGGGIIENCFTPGKYSMELSAAAYKSMWRFDMEALPADLLRRGMAVEDPSMPCGVKLILEDYPYAADGLLIWSAIQEWVGDYVSHFYPDPNSVSSDVELQSWWEEIKNKGHADKKNEPWWPTLKTDKDMVQILTTMIWIASGQHAAINFGQYPFGGYMPNRPTLMKKLIPQEDEPEYEKFLLNPQQVFLSSVPSQLQATQVMAVQDTLSTHSPDEEYLGRVSESNPSWISDRRVLELYDKFSSRLDEIEDIINKRNKDFHLKNRAGAGIPPYELLLPSSGPGVTGRGIPNSISI; encoded by the exons ATGCTCTCCAAGTCAACCCTCCCCCTCCATCGcctcccaccaccaccacgCCCCTCCGCCGTcctctccggcgccggcgccgcctccgcccGCCTCCCGCGGCAGCGGCAGCGCGGCCTCCCGATCGCCACCGTTCGCGCGGTGATCGGCAGCGAGGACAGgagctccgccgccgcagccccGGCGGCGGGGGagcgggagcggcggcggcctcCGGCGGTGGCGCCGGGGGAGGAGGGGATCGCGGTGAGGGCGGTGGTGACGGTgcggaagaaggagaaggagcggCTGGCGGAGAAGGCGGAGGGCCGGTGGGAGCACTTCATCAACGCCATCGGCCAGGGTATCGTGCTCCAGATCGTCGGCGACGAGCTCGATCCCG ATACCAAATCAGGAAAGCGGAGTGCAGAGGCTGCTGTGAGAGGTTGGTTGCCAAAGCCGTCGAACCATCCTTCTATTGTCGAATACGCCGCCAACTTCACCGTGCCGTCGAATTTCAGCCGTCCCGGTGCTGTTATAATCACGAATCTTCATAGCAAGGAGTTCTACCTTGTTGAGATCGTTGTTCACGGTTTTAACGACGTCCCAGTTCATTTTCCCGCAAATTCGTGGATCCATTCTCGGAACGATAACCCGCAGAGCAGAGTTATATTCAGCAATCAG GCATATTTACCTTCACAAACTCCAGCTGGTCTAAAGGACCTGCGAGAAGATGTTTTACTTCGGCACCGTGGCAATGGAAGGGGTGAGCGAAAGAAATTCGAGATGGTCTACGACTACGCGCCTTATAATGACCTGGGCAATCCCGATAAGGATGACGATGTTGCGAGACCAGTTTTAGCTGGACCAGAGAGGCCGTATCCTCGACGATGCCGGACTGGTAGACCACCAAGCAAATCAG ATCCGAGTGCGGAGAGCAGGGTTGAGAAGCCCCATCCAGTTTACGTCCCGCGAGACGAAACTTTTGAGGAAGTCAAGCAAAACACATTTTCTTCTGGGGCCATGAAAGCACTTCTTCACAACCTCATACCTGCGCTGGTGGCCGCGCTTTCGAGCTCGGACGCCCAATTCCAGTGCTTTTCTGACATCGACAGGCTCTACAGAGATGGGGTTGTCATTAAGAACGAAGAACACGGAGCCGCTCAAAAGCTGATCCTTCCTTCGATGTTTCAAGGCATTGTGAGCATGAGCGAGAGGCTTATGAAGTACGACATCCCATCGATTATATCGA AGGATAGGTTTTCGTGGTTGCGCGACAATGAGTTTGCTCGCCAAACACTAGCCGGTGTTAATCCCGTTGATATTGAGAGACTGAGG GAGTTTCCTATTCTCAGCAAGTTGGATCCTGCAACTTATGGTCCCCCGGAATCTGCAATAACAAAGGAATGCTTGGAGCATGAACTAAACGGAATGAGCCTCGAAGAG GCAATCGAGAATAATAGGCTGTTTATGCTCGATTACCACGATCTTCTTTTGCCCTTCGTGAAAAAAATCAACTCGCTGAAGGGACGGAAAACCTACGCTTCGAGAACGATTCTCTTCCACACCCGAAATGGTTTACTAAGACCGATCGCCATTGAGCTCAGCTTGCCGCCTACCCCTTCCTCTCCTTCGCGCAAAAGAGTGTACACGCATGGGCACGATGCGACGACCAACTGGATTTGGAAATTGGCCAAAGCTCACGTCTTCGCAAATGACGCTGGTGTCCATCAACTCGTAAACCATTG GCTGAGAACTCATGCTTGTATGGAACCATACATCATCGCGACTCACCGACAGCTTAGCTCCATGCACCCGATATTCAAGCTGCTCCATCCGCACATGCGATACACCATGGAGATAAATGCGTTGGCGCGCCAGAGTTTGATCAACGGAGGCGGCATCATCGAGAATTGCTTCACTCCTGGAAAGTACTCGATGGAGCTGAGCGCAGCTGCGTACAAGAGTATGTGGAGATTCGATATGGAGGCTCTACCCGCTGATCTTCTTCGGAG GGGCATGGCTGTGGAAGATCCTTCAATGCCCTGCGGAGTAAAGCTCATCCTCGAAGACTATCCGTATGCTGCCGACGGTCTCCTCATCTGGTCCGCAATCCAAGAGTGGGTAGGAGATTACGTCTCTCACTTCTATCCCGACCCGAATTCGGTATCCTCTGACGTAGAGCTCCAATCTTGGTGGGAGGAAATAAAGAACAAGGGCCACGCCGACAAAAAGAACGAACCGTGGTGGCCGACGCTTAAAACCGACAAGGATATGGTCCAGATCCTGACGACGATGATTTGGATCGCGTCGGGGCAACATGCCGCAATAAACTTTGGACAGTACCCGTTCGGCGGGTACATGCCCAACCGCCCGACGCTCATGAAGAAGCTCATTCCTCAGGAAGACGAGCCCGAGTACGAGAAATTCTTACTGAATCCTCAGcaagtttttctttcttctgtGCCTTCTCAACTGCAGGCGACGCAAGTAATGGCGGTGCAGGACACTCTGTCGACGCATTCCCCAGACGAGGAGTATCTCGGTCGGGTGAGCGAGTCGAACCCGAGCTGGATCAGCGATCGGCGCGTGTTGGAATTGTACGATAAGTTCTCTTCCAGGCTCGACGAGATAGAGGACATTATCAACAAGAGGAACAAGGATTTCCATCTTAAGAACAGGGCCGGCGCCGGGATTCCGCCTTATGAGCTTCTCCTTCCGTCATCGGGGCCGGGAGTGACGGGCCGTGGGATTCCAAACAGCATTTCCATATGA